The proteins below come from a single Thermodesulforhabdaceae bacterium genomic window:
- a CDS encoding bifunctional oligoribonuclease/PAP phosphatase NrnA, with protein MMLTLPKNQAHNQLRFAMSQDDEANIKKVADVLENGKFYLLVTHFNPDGDAVGSMLALQAVLKGMGKKVKSYCESGIPPTFRFLEGAQEVTNDPEEISHLEVDTVVFLDCGSIDRGGKKLLNFLDSSKLVVNIDHHVHEHPFGDVFWVKSSASSTCEMLFDIFHFMNISLTPPVSTCLYTGILTDTGSFQFSNTSQKVLEIAASLASSGAAPHKIAQQIFESCSPQKLLLLGKVLETLRYHKNYSIATARLTRKMLSETGASVHDGEGFVNMLRQVATVKVAVLFREDENGLIHVGLRSKGSVDVARFARQFGGGGHINASACRIDGQIDQVEAVIIPSLESYIDESEQSEGK; from the coding sequence ATGATGTTAACACTCCCTAAAAACCAAGCGCACAATCAACTAAGGTTTGCAATGTCCCAGGATGACGAAGCCAATATTAAAAAAGTAGCTGATGTGCTAGAAAATGGGAAATTTTACCTTCTGGTGACTCATTTCAATCCGGATGGAGACGCAGTTGGATCGATGCTTGCTCTTCAAGCTGTTCTAAAAGGTATGGGGAAAAAAGTTAAAAGCTACTGTGAAAGCGGCATTCCACCAACTTTTCGTTTTCTTGAAGGAGCACAGGAAGTTACTAACGATCCAGAGGAAATTTCCCACCTTGAAGTTGACACAGTGGTGTTTCTTGATTGCGGCTCTATCGACCGAGGTGGCAAAAAGCTATTAAATTTCCTCGACTCGTCAAAACTTGTTGTAAATATAGATCACCACGTCCACGAACATCCATTTGGAGATGTCTTCTGGGTAAAATCATCCGCCAGTAGCACATGCGAAATGCTTTTTGATATTTTCCATTTCATGAATATTTCTCTCACGCCACCTGTATCAACATGTCTTTATACTGGCATCTTAACTGATACGGGATCTTTTCAATTCTCAAACACTTCTCAGAAGGTTCTGGAAATTGCCGCATCATTGGCAAGTTCCGGGGCAGCCCCTCACAAGATAGCCCAGCAGATTTTTGAATCCTGCTCTCCGCAGAAGTTGTTGTTGCTTGGAAAAGTTCTGGAGACTCTTCGCTACCACAAAAACTATTCTATTGCTACCGCTCGACTTACGAGAAAAATGCTAAGCGAAACGGGAGCCAGCGTTCACGATGGTGAAGGTTTTGTTAACATGCTGAGGCAGGTTGCAACCGTTAAAGTAGCTGTGTTGTTCAGAGAAGACGAGAACGGGCTTATCCACGTAGGACTGAGATCAAAGGGATCTGTGGATGTAGCAAGGTTTGCCAGACAATTTGGGGGAGGAGGACACATCAACGCATCAGCCTGCAGAATAGATGGGCAAATCGATCAAGTAGAAGCTGTTATTATTCCTTCACTGGAATCGTATATTGACGAGAGTGAGCAGAGCGAGGGCAAATGA
- a CDS encoding MBL fold metallo-hydrolase, producing the protein MGTLCFQVLSSGSSGNACLVWTNNTCILIDAGLSVKALKERMKTSSIDPSQLDAVVVSHEHYDHVRGLGPLSRMYNLEVYISPETFQSLPAKTNNIPRKRFFTRGKPFEIGDLTILPFALPHDASDPTGFVIANGITRLAICTDLGTPTNLVKSCISKCQAIILESNHDVEMLQNGPYPIHLKQRIRSRVGHLSNDQALELCREISHQELEVLCLAHLSKINNSKDLVMNNIVSTLRNQPQWRCVQFFIAEQDEPLAAIKL; encoded by the coding sequence ATGGGAACACTTTGTTTCCAGGTTTTGTCAAGTGGATCATCCGGAAACGCCTGTCTCGTATGGACAAACAACACCTGTATCCTCATAGATGCAGGGCTTTCTGTTAAAGCCCTTAAAGAAAGAATGAAAACGTCATCTATAGATCCATCTCAACTTGATGCCGTTGTGGTTTCTCATGAACACTACGACCATGTGCGTGGACTCGGTCCCCTAAGCCGTATGTATAATCTGGAAGTCTATATTTCACCGGAAACATTTCAAAGCCTTCCTGCCAAGACCAACAATATTCCAAGAAAAAGGTTTTTTACGCGAGGCAAACCCTTTGAAATTGGGGACTTAACTATTCTTCCCTTTGCTCTTCCTCACGATGCTTCAGATCCCACCGGTTTTGTTATCGCCAATGGGATCACCAGACTTGCTATATGCACCGACCTTGGAACGCCTACAAACCTCGTAAAATCCTGCATCAGCAAGTGTCAGGCAATTATTCTAGAATCCAATCACGACGTTGAAATGCTCCAAAACGGTCCCTACCCTATCCACCTCAAGCAACGCATAAGAAGTCGAGTCGGTCATCTTTCAAACGATCAGGCATTAGAACTGTGCCGTGAAATTTCCCACCAGGAACTAGAAGTGCTGTGTTTGGCTCACCTTAGCAAAATTAATAATTCGAAGGATCTCGTGATGAACAACATAGTATCAACTCTTCGGAATCAACCTCAGTGGCGTTGTGTTCAGTTTTTCATTGCAGAACAGGATGAACCTCTAGCTGCCATAAAGCTTTAG
- a CDS encoding DUF503 domain-containing protein, whose protein sequence is MAMTVGISRITLIIPEGMSLKSKRKVVKSLVERCRNRFNASVAEVDDHDLYQKTTLAIAVVGKDGRTVNTILDKITEYVDSLKLAEIIDQEIELIHY, encoded by the coding sequence ATGGCAATGACCGTGGGGATTTCTCGCATTACTCTAATTATTCCTGAAGGCATGTCGCTCAAATCAAAAAGAAAGGTTGTAAAAAGCCTTGTGGAAAGATGCCGTAACAGGTTTAACGCTTCCGTTGCAGAAGTGGATGATCATGATCTTTACCAGAAAACCACTCTTGCTATTGCTGTAGTTGGCAAGGATGGACGCACAGTAAATACCATCCTTGATAAAATCACCGAATATGTGGATTCGCTCAAACTGGCGGAAATTATCGACCAGGAAATAGAGCTTATCCATTATTGA
- a CDS encoding pitrilysin family protein, producing the protein MAEKTVLPSGIRVVTEKIPFSHVVSVGFWINAGSRDEEPAREGITHFLEHMLFKGTKRRTTKEIAKELDALGGYSNAFTTKENLCIYGKVLDKHLPRLIDVFQDILLESCFDSEELDRERQVIIQEINMIEDSPEDYIHTLFCEKFWAGHPLGHPVCGYKSSVLSMSREDLLSFKDSIIHPEQLVITAAGNVDHDQFIGLVEPALGNLKPNGQSRTQRSCPKRNVFREAIFKKLEQLHICIGTQGVSLKDPSRFLAYVFNMVLGNSMSSRLFQEVREKRGLAYSIYSFLNIYEDTGMFGIYAAVEPSKADELLQVVINELEKIRSNGISESELSRAKDCFVGSLYLNMDGTDAYMNRLAKNEIVHGRDIPPEEIEAQILAISLDDMSQWLRSLPLIDDLSMLLLGPIRNKDFDKLIRLLQS; encoded by the coding sequence ATGGCGGAAAAAACGGTTCTTCCAAGCGGCATTCGTGTAGTTACAGAAAAGATTCCTTTTTCCCATGTAGTATCCGTTGGATTCTGGATCAATGCTGGTTCCAGAGATGAGGAACCAGCGAGAGAAGGAATCACCCATTTTCTAGAACACATGCTATTCAAAGGAACCAAGCGGCGAACAACTAAAGAAATTGCCAAAGAACTGGACGCTCTTGGGGGATACTCCAACGCATTCACAACCAAGGAAAATCTTTGTATATACGGCAAGGTGCTGGATAAGCACCTGCCAAGACTTATAGATGTCTTTCAGGATATTCTCCTTGAGTCTTGTTTTGATTCAGAAGAGTTAGACCGTGAGCGACAGGTTATAATTCAAGAAATCAACATGATCGAAGACTCACCCGAAGACTATATTCATACGCTCTTTTGCGAAAAATTCTGGGCAGGTCATCCCCTTGGACATCCTGTATGTGGCTATAAATCTTCGGTTCTGTCTATGAGTAGAGAAGACCTGCTAAGTTTCAAAGACAGCATAATCCATCCTGAACAGCTAGTAATAACTGCCGCAGGAAATGTGGATCATGATCAGTTCATCGGTTTGGTAGAGCCGGCTTTAGGTAATCTCAAGCCTAACGGTCAGAGTCGCACTCAAAGATCCTGCCCAAAACGCAATGTATTCCGGGAAGCTATTTTCAAAAAACTCGAACAACTCCATATTTGCATCGGCACTCAGGGTGTTTCTCTGAAGGATCCATCACGGTTCCTGGCTTACGTCTTCAATATGGTTTTGGGAAATAGTATGAGCAGTCGTCTTTTTCAAGAAGTGCGAGAAAAGCGGGGACTTGCTTATTCCATTTATTCTTTCCTTAACATTTACGAAGATACCGGAATGTTTGGTATTTACGCCGCTGTAGAACCATCCAAAGCCGATGAATTACTCCAGGTTGTTATAAATGAACTGGAAAAAATCAGAAGTAATGGAATCAGCGAAAGTGAACTCTCCAGAGCAAAGGATTGCTTTGTGGGAAGCCTTTATTTGAACATGGATGGGACAGACGCTTACATGAATCGGCTTGCAAAAAATGAAATCGTTCATGGGCGGGATATACCTCCGGAAGAAATCGAGGCTCAAATTCTGGCGATATCGCTGGATGATATGAGTCAATGGTTAAGGTCTCTACCCCTTATTGACGATCTTTCCATGCTTTTACTCGGACCTATAAGAAACAAAGATTTTGATAAATTAATTCGCCTACTGCAGTCCTGA
- a CDS encoding transposase — MGGNRASNREEARQALIEFKERWRKIYPEVVKRWEENFNSLTTFMDYPQKIRRFIYTTNQLERLMKEIKRRSKVIEVFSEPEAVYKVVYLGITEYERKVQSEKLIRIPGSHF; from the coding sequence TTGGGGGGTAACAGAGCATCAAACCGGGAAGAAGCCAGGCAGGCTCTTATTGAGTTCAAGGAAAGATGGAGAAAAATATATCCTGAGGTAGTAAAAAGGTGGGAAGAGAATTTTAACAGCCTCACTACCTTTATGGATTATCCTCAGAAAATCAGGAGATTCATTTACACTACCAATCAATTGGAAAGGCTTATGAAGGAAATCAAAAGAAGAAGCAAGGTTATAGAGGTTTTTTCTGAGCCAGAGGCTGTTTACAAAGTGGTTTATCTGGGTATTACTGAATATGAACGAAAGGTACAGTCAGAAAAGCTTATCAGGATTCCGGGAAGCCATTTCTAA
- the larC gene encoding nickel pincer cofactor biosynthesis protein LarC: MEQHSRRFIYCDCFSGASGDMFLGALLDLGASLDNVNDALGNLLNGAVEVEIRKERRGSLWGTRALVRIKNSSQQHHRTYRSIQVLLEKSSLPDWVISKAIEIFRIIAEVESSIHNTSLEDVHFHEVGALDSIADIVGSLMALFNLGIYELKSSPLPMNTTGTIMTEHGIIPLPAPATLDILKGVPVYGVETTRELVTPTGAAILRALSTHFGPIPPCKIERIGYGVGSHPASHPPNMLRLLIASPTCARIAEELVVIEANIDDMPPELYEHAMEKLFTCGAMDVWLTPIIMKKNRPAATISVLCPPALKDILENILFLETTTAGVRTYSISRIALNRREGSINTPWGDVKVKVFDEPDGSKRLVPEYESCREISKRYGIPILKIYSYCFSRSPEDVK, encoded by the coding sequence ATGGAACAACATTCCCGAAGGTTTATTTATTGTGATTGTTTCTCTGGCGCCAGTGGGGATATGTTTCTTGGTGCATTGTTAGATTTAGGAGCGTCTCTAGATAACGTCAATGATGCTCTTGGAAATCTTTTGAACGGTGCTGTGGAAGTTGAAATCCGGAAAGAAAGGCGAGGAAGCCTCTGGGGAACGAGAGCGCTCGTAAGAATCAAAAACTCTTCTCAACAACACCACAGAACCTATCGTTCCATACAAGTTCTACTCGAGAAAAGTTCACTTCCTGACTGGGTCATATCAAAAGCAATAGAGATTTTTAGAATCATAGCCGAAGTTGAAAGCTCCATTCATAATACGTCCTTAGAAGACGTTCACTTTCACGAAGTGGGCGCTTTGGATTCAATAGCGGATATTGTGGGAAGCTTAATGGCTCTATTCAACCTTGGAATCTACGAACTAAAATCTTCACCTCTACCTATGAACACAACCGGAACAATAATGACAGAACACGGCATCATACCTCTTCCCGCACCAGCGACACTGGATATTCTAAAAGGCGTTCCGGTTTATGGAGTAGAAACAACTCGAGAACTCGTTACCCCAACTGGAGCCGCCATTCTAAGGGCTCTTTCTACACATTTTGGTCCTATTCCACCATGTAAAATCGAGCGAATTGGTTACGGCGTGGGAAGTCATCCAGCTTCTCATCCACCGAATATGTTAAGATTGCTTATAGCATCACCCACTTGCGCCAGAATAGCGGAAGAACTCGTGGTTATAGAAGCCAATATTGACGATATGCCTCCGGAATTATACGAACACGCAATGGAAAAACTTTTTACTTGCGGTGCCATGGATGTATGGTTGACTCCTATCATCATGAAGAAAAACCGACCTGCTGCAACTATTTCTGTGCTTTGCCCACCTGCTCTGAAAGACATCTTGGAAAATATTCTGTTTTTGGAAACCACGACGGCGGGAGTAAGGACTTACAGTATCTCCAGAATTGCTTTGAACCGCAGAGAAGGCTCTATCAACACCCCCTGGGGAGATGTAAAAGTGAAAGTCTTTGATGAACCAGACGGTTCGAAGCGGCTTGTGCCCGAATACGAATCATGCCGAGAGATTTCAAAACGTTACGGAATCCCGATCTTAAAAATCTATTCATACTGTTTTTCTAGATCTCCGGAAGATGTCAAATAA
- a CDS encoding RAMP superfamily CRISPR-associated protein: MARAFPKSRAPARSYAAQLYETPEAAGQSQDKVKEPDKNPVCYTFGYIKKDKSGDEEKTTAYSGVVNVFDAHVLLFPVHSMAGPVWVTTWGRLKDAGFSVKKGEQDLAQEPNFGEAFLTWERTNALNLGWLMVNVAGKVTVGAPDKWKDQERWKAVASHIVLVQDAFFSQVVNSNLEVRTSVAIDPERGAAEDKALFTYEALPRATFLTMEVVLDDYRDAWPLSQHCQKKTAKGNVLPGNQQWSGPLQVVKAGLQMIEWLGVGGMGTRGFGRLAIVGEPLEQAYGKEK, from the coding sequence CTGGCACGCGCATTCCCAAAATCCCGGGCACCAGCCCGCTCTTACGCAGCCCAGCTCTACGAGACCCCCGAAGCCGCTGGGCAGAGTCAAGACAAAGTGAAGGAACCGGATAAAAACCCGGTCTGCTATACCTTTGGCTATATTAAGAAAGACAAAAGTGGCGACGAGGAAAAAACGACAGCCTATTCTGGCGTGGTCAACGTCTTTGACGCCCACGTGCTGCTCTTTCCAGTCCATTCGATGGCCGGACCGGTGTGGGTGACAACTTGGGGTCGGTTGAAAGACGCCGGCTTTAGCGTTAAAAAGGGCGAGCAAGACCTTGCTCAAGAACCCAATTTCGGCGAAGCCTTTTTAACCTGGGAACGGACAAATGCGCTCAATCTGGGCTGGCTGATGGTCAATGTGGCCGGCAAAGTTACTGTGGGTGCGCCGGACAAATGGAAGGATCAAGAACGCTGGAAGGCAGTGGCCAGCCACATCGTTCTGGTACAAGACGCGTTCTTCAGTCAAGTAGTCAACAGCAACCTGGAAGTTCGCACATCGGTGGCCATAGACCCAGAGAGAGGCGCAGCGGAAGACAAGGCCCTGTTCACCTACGAGGCGCTGCCTCGTGCCACCTTTCTGACGATGGAGGTGGTTCTGGATGATTATCGTGATGCCTGGCCACTATCTCAACACTGTCAGAAGAAAACCGCAAAAGGAAACGTATTGCCCGGCAATCAGCAGTGGTCTGGTCCGTTGCAGGTCGTGAAAGCCGGATTGCAGATGATCGAATGGCTGGGCGTGGGTGGCATGGGCACGCGCGGCTTTGGTCGGTTGGCTATTGTTGGCGAGCCTCTGGAACAAGCCTATGGCAAGGAGAAATGA
- the truB gene encoding tRNA pseudouridine(55) synthase TruB codes for MMVRSPFLVDGIMIVHKPVNMTSFEVVRRVKQWLKPKKIGHGGTLDPFAEGLLVLLINSGTKIADQFLDDDKVYEFTLLFGHETDTLDRTGKTVYFYDGPPVDQQKLEEALQKFKGTFLQKIPAYAAARVKGERLYKLARKGITVEAPLKEVTVYELELLQHEWPRAKLRARCSKGTYVRQLGADIARTLGCYGTLEHLVRTQSGRFSLKDAWTLEEIKENIEAGNIHRLIINLADALDHLPALSIEDEDIERLKHGQIRKNLEIKAEGLANPDNIPVRILNTSGDTLLALWWPRQTNNQRRQLKVLV; via the coding sequence ATGATGGTGAGATCCCCCTTCCTGGTTGATGGCATAATGATAGTCCATAAACCGGTGAATATGACATCGTTTGAAGTGGTGCGGCGAGTCAAACAGTGGCTCAAGCCTAAAAAAATTGGTCATGGGGGAACTCTTGATCCTTTTGCTGAAGGACTTTTGGTGCTTCTCATAAATAGCGGCACGAAAATTGCCGATCAATTTTTAGATGATGATAAAGTTTATGAATTTACTCTGCTTTTTGGCCACGAAACAGACACTCTGGATCGCACAGGCAAAACTGTTTACTTCTATGACGGTCCACCTGTGGATCAACAGAAACTTGAAGAAGCTTTACAAAAATTCAAAGGCACCTTCTTGCAAAAGATCCCGGCCTATGCGGCAGCGAGAGTCAAGGGAGAAAGGCTGTATAAGCTGGCAAGAAAGGGAATAACAGTGGAAGCTCCACTTAAGGAAGTAACTGTATATGAACTGGAACTACTTCAGCATGAATGGCCTAGAGCTAAACTAAGAGCGAGATGTTCCAAAGGCACCTACGTGCGCCAGCTAGGAGCTGATATCGCCAGAACCTTAGGCTGCTACGGAACGTTGGAACATTTGGTCAGGACACAAAGCGGGCGATTTTCTCTAAAAGACGCCTGGACTCTAGAAGAGATCAAAGAAAACATTGAAGCCGGAAACATTCACAGGCTTATCATAAATCTTGCCGACGCTTTAGATCATCTGCCTGCTTTGTCAATAGAGGATGAAGATATTGAACGACTTAAACACGGTCAGATCCGTAAAAATCTTGAAATCAAAGCAGAAGGACTGGCAAATCCTGACAACATACCTGTCAGGATATTAAACACATCAGGGGACACCTTGCTAGCCTTATGGTGGCCCAGGCAAACAAACAATCAAAGACGTCAATTAAAAGTATTAGTGTAA
- the rbfA gene encoding 30S ribosome-binding factor RbfA — protein sequence MRKYPRKLRVADLIKEEIAEILHRKVKDPRIQGITVTEVRMTDDLKEATVFYCETFHKSDRAELKVAMESAAGFIRRELAERIHLRSIPRLSFVYDDSFDHSERIGWILNSLKSKDEQGQL from the coding sequence ATGAGAAAATATCCCCGAAAACTACGGGTTGCTGATTTAATTAAAGAGGAAATAGCAGAAATTCTTCACCGCAAGGTGAAGGATCCTCGCATCCAGGGAATTACCGTTACGGAAGTTCGGATGACGGACGATCTCAAGGAAGCAACTGTTTTCTACTGCGAAACGTTTCATAAAAGTGACCGAGCAGAATTAAAAGTAGCAATGGAAAGTGCCGCTGGATTCATACGCCGTGAATTGGCGGAGCGCATTCATCTGCGATCTATACCAAGACTTTCTTTTGTCTATGATGATTCTTTCGATCACAGCGAGCGAATCGGATGGATTTTGAACTCGCTTAAATCCAAAGACGAACAGGGCCAGTTATGA
- the rpsO gene encoding 30S ribosomal protein S15, translating into MTLTPERKKEIIETFKIHPTDTGSPEVQIALLTERIRYLTEHFKVHKKDYHSRRGLLKLVGQRRKLLNYLKSRDMNRYLSLIDRLGLRG; encoded by the coding sequence GTGACATTGACCCCAGAAAGGAAAAAGGAAATCATCGAAACATTCAAAATTCACCCAACTGATACAGGATCTCCAGAAGTCCAGATCGCTCTTCTGACTGAAAGGATCCGGTATCTTACCGAACATTTCAAAGTTCACAAAAAAGACTATCACTCAAGACGAGGGCTCCTTAAGCTAGTCGGCCAGAGAAGAAAGCTCTTGAATTACCTTAAATCACGAGACATGAATCGTTACCTAAGCCTTATCGATCGATTGGGATTGAGAGGCTAA
- the pnp gene encoding polyribonucleotide nucleotidyltransferase: MNTASIAVSAEVGSRILTIETGHVARQASGAVWIRYGDTVVLVAAVRDEKTREGVDFVPLMVDYQEMSYAAGKIPGGFFRREIGRPSEKEVLTSRLIDRPIRPLFPKGYSHDIQIIATVLSVDQENEPDVLAITGASAALHISDIPFLGPIGAVRIGRVDGNFVINPSIEQLSKSDINLVVAGTKEAIVMVEGGAHYVPEEDLLEALELAHKAIQPMIDIQEELRQKIGHPKQTCIVSEKPQELVEAVKAIALESIREVMTTPEKMLRKEKKKALHEQVVSSLAESYPDSQKEIEEILEELERDVVRKMMVDEGRRIDGRGMSDIRPIEIAVGVLPRTHGSAIFRRGETQVLAVTTLGSSSDEQKIEALTGETFKSFMLHYNFPPFCVGEVKPLRGPSRREIGHGALAERAVQPILPDSETFPYTIRVVSEVLESNGSSSMATVCGATLSLMDAGVPVKDMVAGIAMGLVKEGDKVAILTDIIGDEDHLGDMDFKVTGNDRGVTALQMDIKISGITREIMRKALEEARRARLAILEKMRSVISAPRPELSPYAPRVAVTQIPTEKIRDLIGPGGKVIKQIIAETGTKIDVGEDGRVVIMGLNPEACQKALDRVKLIMLEPEVGQIYTAKITRITDFGAFAEIRPNLEGLIHISQLDTRRVKNVSDVVKEGDEVLVKVIEIDKDGRFKLSRKAVMEQVTSEHRHHQPRKR; the protein is encoded by the coding sequence ATGAACACAGCAAGTATTGCTGTATCGGCAGAGGTAGGGAGTCGAATCCTTACCATAGAAACCGGGCACGTTGCCCGACAGGCAAGCGGTGCAGTATGGATTCGATATGGTGACACGGTGGTTTTGGTCGCGGCGGTTCGAGATGAAAAAACAAGAGAAGGGGTGGATTTCGTCCCGCTCATGGTTGATTATCAGGAAATGAGTTACGCGGCTGGGAAAATCCCTGGTGGATTCTTCCGCCGTGAAATCGGACGTCCCAGTGAAAAAGAGGTGCTCACGTCGCGACTTATTGACCGCCCCATAAGACCGCTCTTTCCAAAGGGCTACAGCCACGACATTCAAATTATAGCTACCGTTCTATCAGTCGATCAGGAAAATGAACCAGATGTGCTAGCTATAACTGGCGCCTCGGCAGCTCTCCACATTTCGGACATTCCTTTCCTGGGTCCCATAGGGGCGGTAAGGATAGGAAGAGTTGACGGAAATTTTGTTATTAATCCGAGCATAGAACAACTCAGTAAGAGCGATATCAATCTGGTAGTGGCTGGCACAAAAGAAGCTATCGTTATGGTAGAAGGTGGAGCGCACTATGTGCCAGAAGAAGACCTGCTGGAAGCTCTGGAACTGGCTCATAAAGCCATTCAACCCATGATTGACATTCAGGAAGAGCTTCGACAAAAGATAGGGCATCCTAAACAAACTTGTATTGTCTCTGAAAAGCCCCAAGAACTGGTGGAAGCAGTAAAGGCTATAGCTTTGGAATCGATTCGAGAAGTAATGACTACGCCTGAAAAGATGCTTCGGAAGGAAAAAAAGAAAGCTCTTCACGAACAGGTTGTATCTTCGCTGGCTGAAAGTTATCCCGATTCTCAGAAAGAGATCGAAGAGATCCTTGAAGAGTTGGAGCGGGATGTGGTGCGAAAGATGATGGTTGATGAAGGGCGACGTATTGATGGACGTGGAATGAGCGACATCAGGCCTATTGAAATTGCGGTAGGCGTTCTGCCTCGAACCCATGGTTCAGCCATATTCCGTCGCGGGGAGACTCAAGTCCTGGCCGTGACAACTCTAGGTTCTTCGTCCGATGAGCAAAAAATAGAAGCTCTTACAGGGGAAACCTTCAAGTCATTCATGCTCCATTACAACTTTCCGCCTTTCTGTGTAGGCGAAGTCAAGCCTCTACGAGGACCCAGCAGGCGTGAGATTGGACATGGAGCTCTAGCCGAAAGAGCCGTGCAGCCCATTCTTCCTGACTCCGAAACTTTTCCCTACACCATTAGAGTTGTTTCGGAAGTGCTGGAATCGAACGGCTCTAGCTCAATGGCCACTGTCTGCGGCGCTACTCTTTCTCTTATGGACGCCGGAGTTCCTGTAAAAGACATGGTTGCAGGTATTGCCATGGGGCTAGTTAAGGAAGGCGACAAAGTAGCTATTCTAACCGATATAATTGGGGATGAGGATCATCTCGGTGATATGGACTTCAAGGTAACAGGCAATGACCGAGGTGTAACGGCTCTCCAGATGGACATTAAGATTTCTGGCATTACTAGAGAAATTATGCGGAAAGCTCTTGAGGAAGCCAGAAGAGCCCGACTCGCTATTCTCGAAAAGATGCGCTCGGTTATAAGCGCTCCAAGGCCAGAGCTTTCCCCTTACGCTCCAAGAGTAGCCGTTACTCAGATCCCCACTGAAAAAATCAGGGATCTGATCGGACCAGGTGGTAAAGTAATCAAACAGATCATAGCGGAGACGGGAACCAAGATAGATGTTGGAGAAGATGGGCGAGTGGTTATCATGGGTTTGAATCCCGAAGCCTGTCAGAAGGCTTTAGACAGGGTCAAGCTAATAATGCTGGAGCCAGAGGTCGGACAAATCTACACGGCAAAGATCACAAGAATTACTGACTTTGGTGCTTTTGCTGAAATTCGCCCAAATCTTGAAGGCCTTATTCACATTTCTCAGCTTGATACCAGGCGAGTCAAAAATGTAAGCGACGTAGTAAAAGAAGGCGATGAGGTGCTTGTTAAAGTTATAGAAATTGATAAGGATGGGCGGTTCAAGCTGAGTAGAAAAGCTGTTATGGAGCAAGTCACATCAGAACATCGACACCATCAACCAAGAAAACGTTAG